The Daphnia pulex isolate KAP4 chromosome 6, ASM2113471v1 genome contains the following window.
TTTATGCTTTTAATGTTCGCAATCTCAACCGCTTCTTACgagttttaatgaattttcagCCTCAGAAGTACTACGAATCGGTTCCGCTGTAAAAACACTTCGACGATTGCTgtattttaatcaatttctttCCACCGCACAAATAGAAGAGATCAGAAATGTCAAATGTGTACCAAATAAAATTAGTATTCCAAATTTGAATGTCAGATGTGTCCGAAGATTCCTATCGACACGGTTGTTTaaattgcgtgctcttttgGTAAATATATCAGATCCACCAACTTAATgttataattaaatattgtctcagtgaaattttttatttaatttttctctacTACTCGATAGGCAATTTCAAGTGGAaacttgggggggggggcgttgAGGTGTAGAGACTAGTGACTGGGTGCACTCTGCTGCGGACTGTGTTTCTCCTTCTGGGAGAAGAGCGCAGTTACTGGTGTGCTGCACATTACATCAACAATTACTTCGACAATTTTGAATATAGAACaagacaatagaactccagtacccgacagtagaactcgtCGCGttcgcgtagtggagttctattgtcgggtatttctaataatatttaaaaaaatgagatcttatgtctttggagttctactgtcgatGGAGTtgtactgtcgcatacaaagaaatttttaaaaatggggtTCTATCAgagggttctattgtcggtggagttctactgtcagcAACCCTTCTTTactgaccgctagatgtcacCGTCTTCAATTGTTTTGTCATGATGTATACAGCTTGCATCATGAAAcatggcgaaacaaattgttgctattgTAGGCCTatacttatttttctgtgattCCGAATACTGAATTGAACTTCGTTcgtgtaggtttatcttgacctagtttccttattattGTATATTACAtccatttcttcaaattctagaaagTCAGTccgtcattccaacaagttgacttagtgctcagtcactttccatccattagacccttatgctgtcaaaagcctgaAACTCATATTTGAAGCCCACATACAGTGAAATTAGACAAAAGGTCTTGCGCATggaccataggatcttttctgaatcttgcaagTGTATCCTGTATCAGAATGTTATCTGTTATCTGTTTCTCTACAGCCGttcagaaggcaacccagctgagagataggtagagttttatttttcatatataaatttgtgtaaatttgtaaataatatagATAATTTTCCTTATCCCATTGCTACTTAGAGTTCCAGTTACAGTGAATgtacatgaagagtgtgaagtgtaTTTACATTTACCAGTTATCTGCTTCatgaaagtcaaatgccttactgaATTCGTCACccaaatgataaaggtaaaCACCATTATCACTTTTTACCATGCTACTAtgagttaattttgtttaagctTCCTTTTAATTCCCAACTCGTTTTTGCAGAACTATTTGTGACGTCCCCTGAGATCGCGAGTCGGCCGCCAGTTtcaatctacaacgcagtttcttcaTGGAATCGTAAGATCCTGAACTTGGGACTTCCACTACGGACTTCCACCAcggacttccaccaacattcGGATCCTTATCTTCACGACGTACGCTGCTTCTTGTGCTTCACTGGCGAATTAGATCACTTCAGTgttcgcttccgtccgctgtgaAATAACTGCAGTCACTcgccacgggattatgcccaggtaaccgacaattgacttactttcgtagattatctactaataatctagttgcgttaaactctgggtctgtgtaataattccaaaatcagacccttcttgcgcgcaaacaaagttttacttggacgtttcttttttctaacgctagatggctttttgaaaatttgcagctgtcaaaacagtcagtttcagttattttgcacatctttttgaacatttattgtcagttattttgttgaaatatttagttataactaacgataactattcccccaacaaagctcacttgttaggttttcgatatttgattttttatttctacttccggtttactcatttcagtctgtagtttagtaaatattcatctgacgtacgaaagaaccacatattcgtgatcctcgtaaaatttgtggtaaagttcacgttttgttttttacgtattcgtacttccggtttcgaaaattttcctgaactatagttcaggaaaattctcgattttggccaaattttggatttcgtttaaatcacacctaatcgaccccaaatttcatggggatcacgaatatgtggtttaatttgacgacagctcgatggttgaggcgctgtggttacttccggtatacttccggaatttttaaaaaaagactagcaagtgagctttgttctgttaacagttctcaacattgcaagcttgatttaaactctaaaaaattgcatatttaaatcttttagctaaaaaacctgattattgtttctttctgtattatgtaactttcaTTGGCATGTCAGTAAATAAGAACTGTTGTCTCTTTATtaaggtaatgcagaggaaatttcgagaagatggacaccataacgtcgccggtatctccaaagtttcagcgcggatcatcatttgttgttggtaatgtGTTTGTGTtcgttaacccgttgtctgccacgcctttgttctcccctagctccttagcacgggccgcgctgttcggtctcgtggttttcatgccacggggtcggagagtcgcaccagccccagattcgccgcaaggcgcctgttaggcaatgcaccatagggacttcccccttgtcgatacggtgatggattctagaggttgtgcattccatcttctcctgtcaccgtgtcagcccggacttgtcagcaatggcaagtcccaccttggccatagatccttcagacgtggcgcgtagagtagtagagaacaacctacgggttgtatggcgtggcagccaacgggttaacttaagtgtatgtttttgtatgtatgtatgtatgtatgtatgcatGTGACtttaaaatgtggtggaattgtgggtggaggtgggacaataaagcaattccttttctaagttttgtgtttgctgtgtcttataacttataaaaaaaaataatgtttagcagttgtatcaatatattttcaaCTCTAAAGTTTAACATAAGTTATAGCCAAGTGACTAATCATTTCCAGACTCTAAACTTCTATGAAGTAAGTTAAACACTATCTGCAACTCCTTTGTCACGCCAACTTAAGTTACAATAGAGCTATTAACATCAAAAATTTAGAGTAAACATTAAACAGTACTAACTTTCGTAATGCAAAGTGACTTGAGCAATAGAAGCGACTCCAACATATGAAATAGTCGCAATGTCGAAAGGTTTTAGAAGGTGTTAAGAGAAGTCGTAGAAGATGATtaccataaaaaaatatattttctcatttaagattAACGATTCCAAGTGACTAGTAACTATTAAGATATGACCGACAAATTTGAACACAATTAGACAAATACTAGAACCGAAATTTCTGATTTAAGAGCCTCCCTGTAGTTAACTGGAGAAGCGAAAGTTGTGATGTAACATTCAGGTGCCTTATTGGTGTTGTAACTCAGGGCAGTGGAATACTTCGCAGCTTCTATGCAGTAGGTCGGAGCAGTCTAAGTAGTGATACAATACTCGGGTGCCtttgttgtgtagtacttaggCACATCGGTATGGGAGCGGAACCTCGGTATGGTAGCTGAAGGCAGCGtgggttgtagtgtagtaaactggaacctcagtgtagtatttcggtCCAACGTAGTTGGTACGAAGaagcagccgctgtgtagtaGTTCGGTGCAGAGTAGTACTAGGGCGCTTCGGTGTTGTATTTGACCGCTTTGGTGGCGTAAtcagctggagcctcggtgaaGTAGCTGGGATCGGAGTAGTACTTAGGCCTCGATGTAAAaggctggggcagcatacgtggtgatgtagtactccggtgccttggtggtgtagtactccggtgccttggtggtgtagtactccggtgccttggtggtgtaactcggggcagagttatactttggggcttcggtgtagtagttcgGAACATCATCAGTTGTGGATTATACTCTGAGGAATTGGTGGTGAAGTAACCGGTGGTGAAGTaaccggttgttgcgtatgttgttgtgttaTAAGACggtggcgttgcggtttggtgtCCACATTCCCCCGAGacacaccagtggtcgacttAACCGTcaaggaaacaacaaccaacaacagcacgacgccatattTAACTAGACGGTAAACAATTTGACATCAATTTCCAATAACTTGCATagtaacgaaaagaaaaaaataataaagcgatacaaaactccatgtagaaacagaatatttaccatttGGTTGTAGTGTAATCCCCGGTGGCCTTGGGGTAGTAAACAGGAgcctcagtttggtagtagcttggagcagagttATACTTGGGTTTCTCAGTGAAGTAAACTGGGGCAGTGTACGTGGTTGTGTAATGTGTGGCCTTTTCGGTGTAACATAGTTGGGGGCTTCGTCGTAGTatctaggtgtagcgtaggttgtggtgtagtaaattgggagtctcggtgtagtattaCAGTTCAACGTAGTAGGAAGGAGCAGCTGCTGTGTTGTAAGTCTGGGCTACGTAGTACTTGGCCGCCCCAATTGTGGTTGTGTAGTTCGGGTCAGAGTAGTACTTGTGCggttcggtgtagtactcaacCGCTTTGGTATTCAAATAAGatggggcctcggtgtagtaggctggGGCAGCATTCATAGTCCTGTAGTAATTGGGGACTTCGGAGTAGTAGGCTGGGACAGTATAAACTCGGTGATGTGGTACTTCGGAGCCTCGGCGTAGTAAGTAGATGTTGCGTATCTAGACGTTgatgtgtagtaaggcggcgacGTGGTGCATTATTCtttcgctgctgttgcttggtatccaccatgtccaggagacatcggtacacccgtggtcgacccaaccatTAAccatacaacaacaaacagcagCACGGCGCCATGGTTAACTATACTATAAacgatttgaacattaatcATCGAATATAACTGGTCGCATCAACTGAATACAAGATAAAAATTGATTCACGACTCGAACTAACAATGAATGTTTACCCGTGATTGCGAACCGGAATTGCaatgaagaaggcagttggtgacaaatagtggGCTGCAggtgttgccgtgtcggagatgctcactcgactgagaTCCCGtagccttttctctctccttttatacgatttttcctcaccctcacctcttgaGCCTTGCAGCtattatacctgcttgataatgaagcaaaaaCTTTCCGTTCTAACCCagcctctacaccactgcatgacaatTTTGaagtaatgatctccgtgaccttcgaaagtgaagGACATACAAACTGGCCTTTTTCATTCTGCAGGTTAACGTTGCTGGGGCTGGGTCTAGAAAACCAAtgtcaaaatgaataccaaatggatatgtaacacatcccgttctcacccaacctctacaccactgcatgacacgtttaacgtaatgatctccgtgaccttggAGCGTAAAGGACATGGaacctttccttctgcaggttgacgttacTGGGggtgggtctacaaaaacaaatatcaaaatgaataccaatgGTTATAGCTTAAAAAACTCACTGTAtaccaattgacatttgagtcatCTCGTTTCTTaggtgaatgaataaatcttccatttcgaaccgttcGCCTCCACTTTTTTCCTTACGTCCCAAAAATGCCTCAACCTAAacccggaaaaaaaacagataaagaaagataaaaagttaATGACGTTCACCACTTACCTTCTCGTCTTCTCCATATCTTATTTCGCATACGGCGTATCCTACAGCAGTCAccttattaataaaaaaatattgcataattatcataaaaaaatttcttactaAATTTTGTCAGCTTGAACACAAGAAATCTTAAGTGCTTAAATAACTGTGCAATATCAAGAGACTTGTATTTTCGCATCAATTACGAAATTATTAGTACAAATATTGAGAAGTGAATTTTAGGATTATCCACTATCTTGTTTAATTACTTATATGCCGTATTGTTTCCTAAAATAGATAAGTTTTCCAAGTGAGATAGTCGGAACAATTAATTACGAAAAGGATACCAGGCCGAAATACAAATTATCGGAATTTAATAATATAACCGTATCGAATCTTTTTCGGGCAATTCCTTATCAAAAGCGTATTGGTCTACATTGGTTTGTAGCTGGGATGAATTGGAAGGAAGGTCCGCAGCTAGCTGGCCCACGGTTGCTACCGCATTGTCCAGTAGCTTGCAAGAAATCATTTGGTCGGCAACCGAAAGCAGGACTGACAGGCTGACTAACGTCGCGGACGGGTCTCCTAGGACTGTAAGAGAAATTATTACAGAAATTATCAAGTGCCCTTAAATGTTTGCTAAATTGCATCTAAATAACTTACACCAAAGGATTTGCACACTTGAAGTTATTTCCGTTTCGACCGCCAGGTTGACAGGGATTTAGGAGAGATGTTGGAATTCTACTTGGCTGTTGGAATATCCCAATAGTATTGGGTCCTTGTCTTCGTTTTCTTGATAAACGTTGTGCACGATAAAACCTATTATTGGGTTCGTTTGCGGCTCGACCAAAGACATCATCTAAAATTGCGTTCTCTTCCGGAGAAGAAAAGTATGGCGTTCTAGGGTCATTCATATCAACACACTCTCCCAGCGGGCGAAAGACGTTGTAACCGAAAAGTTCAGAAGGTGAGCAAGGTCCACAGCTGCCCAACGCATGGCACAGTTCCTGTCCATTTCCATTACCGTATTTATGATTACTTATAATTGATTGTTTAACTGGGACCAATTGCAGGAGGAAGTCCTGATATCTATCAACTAGTTGACAAGTGTTGGGGGCACACTCTAATTTACCCGATGCACTAACGGATACAACCTGATTGGTTGGACACGgtccttaaaaaaatcataaaaagaaattaattaacaaataatttgggaAAATTGGCGTTTACTGTACCTTGGGTAAATAAAGGAACGCAATCGTCATCCTCTGATGGGAATGGATATTGCCCAATAGGACAATCACAAATTGGATCTCCGTAAGCCGAGTAATATAGACGCCTACCTCCGCGACACTCTTTAGTGTCTAAAATATCGTGACAAAGACCATCTCGGCCGACGAACACTTTTTCTCTGCCACAAAGGCGAGGAGTGCATATTCCCTAAAAGTTTGACAAAAAAACAGGTTGGATAAAATACAAGAACAGCATTAAttctaaaaagaattaaaatccCACCTCGTAAGTATACGGGTCGACCGTTATCCAAAGCAACACACTATAGCAAGGACCTTTCTTCAGAAGTGGATAACAGTATCCATCGCCCTTAAATCGGACTGAGGAGTCACCACACCCATCATCAGCAAAAGAAGCATTAGatggtttcttattttgtggaactggagcagcagcatTGAACGGACGATAACTTCCATAAGATTTGTCGGTCGTACTGGAGATATAACTAGGATAGGTTGGCGCGTTGTTTGCCAATACCAGTGCGACAGCAGTCGCAAATATTATTgctgaaaacaacatttccttAAATGTTTCGTGTTCCAAAAAGAGCGGGTTTGTCTGGGCTTTTCCTTTACTCTTTGTGATGGCGAAACAAactgtgtttttgtttaattaactGCAATCGTtctatgaaaaaacaaaaacattatacattatgtaaaaataatttagtcaACCATATAAATTAATCCGATTTCTTTAGGATACTTATTAGTACCGCGCTTGATGATTGAGGTGTAACAAACCACTGGCAATACGCCAAAATATTTGCATGGAATTCGTTCTTGAGTTTCACAATTTCTAAGAACACTCGATGTTCGTCCACAGTCAAAGGGGATTTACGATAGAGAAACTAGTTCACTTTTGCccctgctttttttttcgttttctcatGAAAGAGATGTATGTTTCACACTTCATAAGCAACGACCAAAAACCACATTTTAACGGAAAGTCTGGTAAGTTATTGCTAGTGTTACTTGAATTGAACCACTAGATTAGATAACACCTTCACTGCAACGCCAAGTGAATATTAATTGTGGTCATACTGGTATTATCAGGAACGACTTTTTTCCTAACAAATAGGCCCCCAGCTCGTAGGTTGTAGTTTTATGAGCAAAGAATGAAAGTGGTTCGTGAAAGCCAATCCTGAAGTTCACGTTATAAGATTAACACgtacgacgacgatgaatcCCATGTTTGGAAATCCGACGACTATGATTAAAACCGACAAGAGTTCCAGCAGCAAAGTGTCCATTTATCTGACGTAACTACTCCATCATTGGCATGTTTGGCAATGCTATTATAGTCTCTTGAAGATTTCCTAATTCTAAACCATGgcattaattattttgcaaGGTCATTAAAGCTGCTCTGCTCTTTCACTCTTTCAGTCTAATGAAAATTTAGTGGGTTACGTCTATTCGTCTAAAACCCAGTTTTCCGGGGGAAATAAATGTGGTAATCTATTGCGGTGTAACGCTAAAGAATTGTTTAAATAATCATGAAAAATAATCGCTTTCCCGTCcccagaattgaaaaaaaaatattctctttacaaagaacaaaaataatctttGATCATACCTCGACTCGACGAACGTTTCCGGTGGTTACACGTGCATCACATGGAACATCAACAATTCCACAAATCAAAACGAACctaaacaaatagaaaatcaaaatgtcttCAAACAGTATAATTGATGGAAGCCAAAAATTGCaaaactgaagaaaacaaaaacttaccGGTTACATAATGTCAGCAGTTGAATGAAAACGATCTTGGGGTTATCAATATATTCTTCGAACTCTGGAACACGTAGGCGAAAACTGGTTGCCTATCGACGATCCCGAAGGGACGACGACACCAATAAGTTGACATTCTTCTCACTGgttaatgtttttcttcacAGCGATATTATGTTGCTTAATGTGGAATCTGGTCAGTATTGATACACAGATAAGACTAAAGACTCTACTGGAAATCCTACTATTACAGGCAAACATGATGTCTAGTATTAGCAGTTCAAGAGTTCAAGTAATAAGACGTTACTAAGACTGAAAGCTCGAGTTGACTTGATCAGGTACTTGTTCTTCACTGTTGCATAATTGATAAAAAGAGACAACTTCAACAGTCAAACTGTACttgaaacttgaaaagctTGTTTTGAGCTAAGTTATGGTGTTGTCTAACATTGTGTCAACAAAGATGGacttaataaaaacacattttgtgtCCTTTGTCCCTTTTGAGAagggatatttaaaaaaaaatccaatgcaGGCGATACAATCCATCGTTCCTCACTTCTTTTACCAACGTGATCTGGGAATCCTGGGCtcgtttaaacattttgtttttcaaccaaaTGCAAGAGGATCTGGGACGATTGGGCAATcgagaaacaaatgaatactTCATGTGAACGGACAAATTAAGTCCGTTCGTCGCAAATGTACACTATGATCAAACATTTCTATTGCTGAACCTTTTATAAACTGACACTACGATGAATTGGAAGACCAACGGACACTTCGAAGTTTGTACCTGCGACTAATTCAATGCCAATTTTTATGCGGAAATGGCGGAGTCGCAGACGAACTTTCCTGAAGCGGTGCTgccaattttttgggtgggtcGGTTTCTCCCCCCGCTAGATGGAAACAGTTTCGCAagttcgtttgaaaaaaaagcggGGCTGAGGCATGAAGTAGTACAGTTAGTTGATGCATGGTGATGTACGTAATTGAGGTTTGAGGTGCTATTATTGCACTAAAACCTGCCATAAAAGTGTAGAATAAATTAAGCTTTTGGTGCAAATCAGTAAATAACTTACTGATTATGcagaattgaaaattactttttatagGCGACTATACAAAACATTACTTCCAACGAATAagcaaaaggaatttttcagtTGTCTCGAATCCCCTATGTGAAACTTCAAAATTAATTGCTATTGCAACTCTCCTCAAGATTGAACGTTTCATAATAGTTGGTTTACAATATCCAAGGTTGGCGGGACCTCAGTCCAACCAAAATTTGTTATCTCACTGTCCTCAATAGAATTGGGAATTTCAGAATGTTTGTCAAGCTGTAGTAGGAATATAAAGGTTATCCCAGCTAGAGATATTGACAAATCCCCACAGCACAAAAGGTAGTAAGTAGTATACtggtaaaaaatgataaaaaaaaaactattatttggGAATAGCCCTTCCATGTAGcactttgtaattttattataaatcatGATGTTACACAAAAGTGAGTTGCGTTTGTCCGTATTCACAATGTGCTCCGGGCAATCACGTTCACCGCTTACCTACTCGGCTTCTCCTTATCTCATTTCGCATACGGCGTCTCAAACAGCTGACACTTAATTcatcaaaatgtttgttaaaGTATCGTACAAAAGTTCTTAGTTAAATTAAGACGtagcaaaattaaattagGAAAGCTAGAACAGAAGAAACTTGAGTGATTTTAATAACTGTGCGATATCAAGAGACTTGTATTTTCGCATCAATTACGAAATTTCTTATACAAATATTGAGAAGTGAATTTTAGGATTATCCACTATCTTGTTTAATTACTTATATGCCGGTTTGTTTCCTAAAATAGATAAGTTTTCCAAGTGAGATAGTCGGAACAATTAATTACGAAAAGGATACCAGgccgaaattcaaattatcgGAATTTAATAATATAACCGTATCGAATCTTTTTCGGGCAATTCCTTATCAAAAGCGT
Protein-coding sequences here:
- the LOC124196360 gene encoding uncharacterized protein LOC124196360, which encodes MLFSAIIFATAVALVLANNAPTYPSYISSTTDKSYGSYRPFNAAAPVPQNKKPSNASFADDGCGDSSVRFKGDGYCYPLLKKGPCYSVLLWITVDPYTYEGICTPRLCGREKVFVGRDGLCHDILDTKECRGGRRLYYSAYGDPICDCPIGQYPFPSEDDDCVPLFTQGPCPTNQVVSVSASGKLECAPNTCQLVDRYQDFLLQLVPVKQSIISNHKYGNGNGQELCHALGSCGPCSPSELFGYNVFRPLGECVDMNDPRTPYFSSPEENAILDDVFGRAANEPNNRFYRAQRLSRKRRQGPNTIGIFQQPSRIPTSLLNPCQPGGRNGNNFKCANPLVPRRPVRDVSQPVSPAFGCRPNDFLQATGQCGSNRGPASCGPSFQFIPATNQCRPIRF